TAGGTAactttatacaaattattaggtaacctaataaaaaaaattgtagaaaaatttaaatttatttcaaataagaaaATGTAATGGAAAATGGATCGTATTCTTCTTATTAAATAGGCcgttaactttttatttattagttattattaaaaaaattcatgttgcagaaaaattagtatatttaaggaaatttcaattaatttgatttttaaagtagTTGGCCACTCTGCATTTAAAAccattgtgtgtgtgtgtgtgtgtgtgtgtatatatatatatgtatatatatttatatatatatatatatatatatatatatatatatatatatatatatatatatatatatatatatatatatatatatatttatttatatttatatattgttgttttgattatgtaataataatcaattttttttcgatttgagagtgatcaatataaagtgaaataatcacaaaatagatcaataaataaataaaaaagatgaaatttttcatcttacttttttatatattttgacttattattttttgcatttgacGCAACTGATGACATACTGATTTAGGGATAGAcgagggcttcagtacatacatcaactgatttAGGGAGAACTCACAAGGGAGTTGATAACACATAGGCGaagggtttttttgttttttttgttttgttatttcacctccccaaggcccagaaggccactacagatgaggaggctacttgattgtggttataaccctctctcaactctataactccgaaacacgaaccttgacgaacaaggccgctgcgcggagaaacaagttgagcgcaaTTTTTGTGACATTGTGAtgcatttgtaaatatatatatatatatatatatatatatatatatatatatatatatatttttatatatctgtatgtatgtatgtatatatatatatatatatataactcatttgaaaaataattgtaatactCATTTactgttttgtttataaatggcTTCAGCAATAtccattaaatttgtttttttcatttgtagCGATTTTCATGGCTACTAATGATGTTCCAATACCATTCTTTAATAGGACAGTTAATGACACTTGTAACTATTTGGACACAGTAGACCTAAGTGTTTTGAAACCAAAGTTTGTTggttagtatttattaattattctactatctattttttagattaatttttgaaatgtcgAGTATTTCAAGTTTCATCTGCCCTTTTTGtcaagttaaaaagtttattttaagtaaatatttgaCTCACCTTCAGATATGCCACGCAGGTGAAGCTAACTTTATTGTAGCTTGTGGGCTTAATGGTTGTCCCTGTACATATAGCACAATAAAAGGTAAAAGACAACACATGCAAATAAAACACAATCAAATATAATATGCTGACAGAAACAAGACAAATGTTGATGAAAGTTTGCATTCATCTGTTAATGAAAACTTACAATTACTCAATTGTAATTTTGACAATGAACTAGCAAGTTCAACACTCAATCAACTATTTAACAGAGATATTAATGACTTTGTTCTTAAACTGcaaaacattttgcaatgtTTGTGATTGGTTTGGGGCAAAAACATTCTATTCCAACAATTGTTCAgtttaaaattagtaatgaaGTTCATgcattaattaattacttttcttCTAATTATGCGGATTGTCTTAAAAATTACTTGAGTAAAGCTGGTTTTACTCTTGATCCTAATCATGATCTTGTAGAAATATTAGAAAATGAGGTTTTGTTAGACAAAGCCTTTTTAGTTGTTAGTTCTGAAGcaaaaattttgacttattGTAAATCAAATTTAGGTTTTGTTGCTCCATTGCAAATTGAAATACAAGCCGATGATGATAAACAGATAATTAATGATAGAAAAAATGATAATGGAAATAATTCAACCAGCATTACACAAATTATTGCTCAAATCTCTTCACAAATTACAACAGACACATCACCAACTATTAACAGTACTGGATGCttaaataatcaaaagaaattttttcaatatattcctATCTTAgaagtaattaaaaagttaacaaaagaTATTTGGGCTTCTAATTTGAATTGAATAATAACTAATTCCAATTGAATCGCACCGCTCCACACATAAGCTTtgtgcattttatttttttcactctCAATTAAAGTATATACACCTGTGTcttttagttaaagaaaaatatataaaacaatcaaaacatATGCAGAAATATTAAAACCTTTAATATCAGACTTGATTGAATTGTGTTTAAATGGCATTGGACTAAATATTAATGGTGAGAATTTACAATTGTATGGTGCACTTGCAACTATATCAGCTGAAAACTTGTCTGCTCATCCACTTGCTGGCTTTAGATGTGCTTTTAATTCAGGACACATTTGTCGCTATTGTATGCTACCGTATGAAGATAAAGAAAAACTTATGCAAGAAACTGTTTTAACATTAAGAACTGAAAATCTCCACAAATATCATTTGCAAGGTATTAATGCTGGAATAAGTGGACGTGTATATGGAGTTGTCAAGAGATGTCCGTTTTTTGACCTGTCATATTTTAAGTTAACTGAATCATTTCTTCCAGATTTAATGCATGATTTACATGAGGGAATTATTCCTTTgatcctaaaatttttaatgagtttacaTTGTGATGGAATTGTAGCTGTTTctcagcatttcttaattatgagattgaaaactttaaatttctaaaaaatgttaaaaaaaataaaccaattgTTATTCCTTTGACAGTACCATCTGGTACTGAAAATATTGTCAGCAGCGCATCTGAAAAATTTagtcttttatttttcaacatatttGATTGGGGATTGAGTTCCTATAAACAACAAGCATTGAAAACTGCATCTATTATTACGTGATATTGTAGATTATTTGATGTGTTACAAAATCTCCAGGACTGTTTTGTCATTCTTGCAGCTGCTTGTAGAATCGTTTGTCCAAACATTTGTTGAAGTATTTCCAGGAAAGCTGACACCAAAATTGCATTATCTTCAATTAATTAAAGATTATGGTCCTCTTCGTTATTTGTGGTGCATGCGCTTTGAAGCAAAgcatcaatattttaaaatggttggaACACTGCATGGAGAAAACATTCCTCTGTTTTTTTAGGATTAtgtacatttataaattaagagAAAGTTggttttttattggaaaagtATTTATTTGTGAACAGTTTTCTGAGCATTTGCATGCATATTCCGTTAAAGAAGATATAGAACTGTCTGTGTGTCAACCTTGTAACATTATTGACCCTCAGTTACTAAATTCGTATATTTTAGCTGACGGAAAAATGTATATCTCTTTAAAGTATAAATGTTTCTAAGTTAAAAAGTTgtcttaaatattaaatatttaacatatttaatgaaaaatcattaaatatgttttggaaaaatgtttattttttataatgattttcataattttaattattctttattattgaactcaaataaatttttttttaagttattaactATTGGGATTATAAAATACAGTTTGATTTTctaataaacttgattttaataGCTGCTAATATTGACGGAGAAACCCTAGAAGGATCTACAGAATCGATCGTAGGGGAAGTATGCAAAGATGACTTCAGACTAAGAGTAAAACTTTTGAAAGCAATAGCAAAATTAAAAGACATgtttatttacatgtttaaattaCAATACCCTGGTATTGtaatttaaacatgtaaattcATAATGTATGATTTAATTAAGAATAGGTTCAATCCTTCTTTGTGTTATTTGCACACTGTGTatgattatttgttaattatagaATTTTATCAAATTACTAGTATATCAGATGTTATTGTAAATCTTGGTGTCAACAAACAAAGTGATGTCACCAATGTTATTGTCACAGTCTATAATGACAGGCTGTCATTCTTTGGTAACTGGCCTATCAGGTATCCTCTGCCATCATTTCCAAGACAAGTTCAAAATGCATTAAACAAAGaagataaaacaataatttttgctGCACGCACATGTCTCCGTACACAACTTATACAGTCATTATTTGAGGATATTACCTCAAAATACACATGGTGAGAAAATTATGTTCTAAatattactgttttattttgtgaGAAATATTTGCGTTTACTATTGTTGGTAAAGTTTGACTAAACTTGGTGTAGGTTGTTGTTTTGAGATATAATGTTATTACAATTTGAGACAATGTTGAATtgctttataattttgtttatttataatattttttaatcatttataatatttaggTACCCAAACAGCATGCAATATTCAGGAGTAATTGGTGCTTTATGTGCCAGGTTGCAGAAAAAATGGTTCACCTCGTGTAAGTTTCTTGAATTGTTAAaggttttacatattttatttgtaaaagagttaaacaattgatttattttaaggTACAGCCTaagtaacttgaaaaaattgaattataatatTACATGTTGAATAGttagtcaaaataaaatttatttttaattttattgcacattattattttgcagtaatattttaaaatgtatttagtcAATACTgctagaaagtttaaaaaataaatttaaaaaagaacgaATACCATTGGTTAACAATGAAGCTGTACTTTTGGTAAAGGAAAAATTTGGCTAAAAAGGATatggaaaaaaacacaaacttGTTGAAGACAACAAAATAgttgaagaaattgaaaatacaCCCAGATGAATTCGAGTAACAGTATGAATTCATTTgcatatattttactttattttgttacaattgatgcttaatttaaattagttgcAATTAAAAGGTAATACAGTAGTGTTTTTTTCAGAATTCATTTCATATAACAGCATggttttaaagaatatttatatataactaatttgCTTCATGTATTTTGTTTCTTTCCTATTCTAAATGGCAATAAAAAACTAGacaatcaaattaaacaaaaattaaaatagatttaatagcAACTATAATTGCATATTATGGTGTAAATGTGTTGAAACCCATTTTTAACTGCTAAAgttataatattaaagttttactttattttgtctttattttttatgaaacatgAACATTTTCAAGTATTAAGTTCCCTATTTATCCCTAAATTGAACATTGTGAAtaagattgtttttaaaaaaataaatttttaactaactGCAACCTATTGTATTTTCAAGGTAcccacaaatttttattttatttttctgtgaatatagaaaataaaataaccctgattttgtttatttatatcttattttttatttatttttgttataaataaaattgtaattccTAGTATAATAGattaagttcattttttatattttctaagtaaaagtaattttcttcattgttgttTAATCTCCATAGTCCTTTCCACTAATGGAGGATGAATTTGAAGATGAGGTTAGTACAATGCTTTTGTTAGATGGAATGCTACATGAATCTTCAAAGATGCGTCCAAATTATGAAATGAtgttagacaaaaaaaaacatgcacaCATAGAAcaaaagatatacaaaataagTCTACCATTGACATAATGGCTGCATATCCTTGGATGAGTCTACCAAAACTGGtatctttattttacttttgctGTAACTTACTCCACATAAGCCTTAAgcgttaaatttaattttttcccccccccccccccctctttaGAAAGCACTGCCTTCATtagtagtaaaaatatttttattctttatatttttaggttgtttttagatttatagtatgtaacaatatttttttttaagttatttcttGTTGAATGTCTATCTTCAAATACTGttatagttttttacaaattatatttttttacaaattagaTTTTAGCTGAAGTCAAGATTCTATTTAATAAAGACTTGGATAGAGAGCTCCGTGTATCATTAGCACGTATTGCAAGTAGGGTGTTGGATATTGTTGGCAAGAAGCAAGATCAATTGCTTTCAAGTATTCTTACTACAATAGAAGGCGAGAAAGATGAAGTAAAAAAGAAAGgcttagttttttttcaattttaatttataagtttttttaccaAATCTAACGTACCCAAATTATGCACTGTAAACATTCATATATcaagatttcaataatttaaaaaattgcattcaTCTTGTGAccttttgtgtgtgtgtgtgtgtgtgtgtgtgtgtgtgtgtgtgtgtgtgtgtgtgtgtgtgtttgtgtgtatgAAAGTCGGATAAAAACTGTCTATTTAGCATAAACAGTTTTTAGAGGCTCcagataaataacaaaataatgtcgttgtttaaatattaaatagaaacatatatttaaaataattaatctaCGTAAATAAATACTCTATGTGAATCATAAGGTATccttttaacaaatatttgtaaatataagtaaaaatatctaATCCGCgacattttttaagattttaattgtatttttagaaATGATGATGAATACTGCCGTTCTCATGCTTCCATGATTATTCAAAGAAGAATGCAGCGACCATCTATTCGTTGCAGGTAAAATGCCGGTAGTGAATTCGCCAACCATTGTGTTTGACTTTGAACAAGAAAATATGGCAACATCTCCAAAAATTACGATTGTATTAGACTAGATGTCGAAGTCATGCGCGATGACTTCGGGATAGACAACGTTCTTGCTTTGGCATGTTTGATCGGAGTTCATTACTTGTATAATGCGAAATATCATCCAAAAATTTCAAACACGCTAAAATTTGTGCAACATGCATTAATTGGTTTTTCAAGTGAAAACGATAACATACCAATGTCTGTACGCCACGTTACAATCCTTTTGATGAAatgaactaaattatttttgctataaatttaataaaaggaTTAGAagacttatttattaattgttagatttattgtgttaattatgttaattccacgaaatattttaataatagtaactcattgtttttttcatgaaaataaatcttaaaatgcTTTTCCGATATACTATTTTGACGCATCTTTAGcaatctttaaaaattgtttttaaattgtgtcTAAAATAATCACAACAATATGGTAGGTTTAATAGAACCTTACAGGGCTTTAATAGATTAGGCTGACGCGACACCCTAAAGGTTCTTCGCTAAAACCATATATAAGGCTTTAGCGGAGAACCGTCCATTAAGGTTCCACCAAGAACCCTTTTTAAGGGTTCTTACAAagaaccttaaaaaaaagttcttattagAACTTTTAGGGTGCCTCGTCAGCCTAAACCATTAGAACCCTTTAAAGTTCTTTGGAGCATACCCTTGTTCGGAGAGTGTGGAAGAAAGTGAATATCCCTATGTTAGAAAATTCTCCAtacaatttatcattttataaactgATTAGCCACAAATAAGCGACATTGGAGGCGGAGTCGCTACCTATAatcttgaaaaacttgaattaaaaaaaaacatttagcaaaACAAATAACTTCAAAACGTTATGCATAGAAGTTCTGAATAAATCTGGCAAATCATTATTTGTTTCctcaaatttttgtaaaatctttttttgattcatTACTTAAGTTTAATATAACTCCTACTATTTTTACGCAAAAAACCTCTTGTGTCGTTGACaatattttaagaaacaatTCTTAAAATACTGATTTTGAATCGGGTATTTTTATTGCTGATTTTTCTGATCATTTTTACAGAGCACGAAGTATTCTAtctaatagtaataataaaaaataacttgtcaCTAAAAGAAACATTACtaaaaaaagctctaaaaataataaaaccaaataaaaagtttgacaaatttGTTGGAGTAAAACCCCTATTTtgtatatcaaataaaaaaatatcttatacaCTGACATAACTAAAGCAAAATAAGTCTTGTGGATATGACTACATTACTAGCAATGTAGCAATCCACGTCATTGAATATATTAGAAAaccttttatcattttaaattatcGTCTTTTGAACGCAGTTCTTTCCTTGATCATCTAAAAGTTGCTAAAGTTAATCCTGAATATAAGAACGGTGATTGTAATAATGTCATGCTACCTTCCAATTTTCCTACTACCAGTGCTCtctaaaatttatgaaacagtAATCTACAACCGCATTTATACTTACTTTAGGctaaacaaagttttatacaaaatcaatttggttttcaaaaaagctGTTCAACAGAGCATTAATGaacttagaaataaattatttcaattttttgataaaggaGAGCATGTATTGGGAGTATTTATAGActtttcaaaagcatttgatacagctgactctatgaaaagattgcgataaAAGAGACTcgatgaaaagattgcgataaCGTAATGTTATCCTTATCTTCTTTGAGTTCCTATCTGCTTTAAccttattttattgtaataatagtGTTTACTCCTGTaactgaatttattttatatatatatttaaacgagcattgtaaaaattattatactatgTTAAacagaaggaaaaaaaaaaaaaaaaaaaaaaaagctcactACGGTATCTtactatcaaaattaaaacattatggtATCAAAAGGCTAATAATAAATGggtaaaaaaactgaaaaatctgAGTAACAGAAAgaagtttgtaataaaaaaggaATCAAGTATTCTTTATTCTGTATGCTGATAAcacaactttgttttataatcatagtaatttaaattattaactaatacttaataatttaaaatattcggAACAATGAATACtaaactgaaatattttaatttacgGTTAAGAGCAAATAAActataaagaaaaatctttaaactgtaaaaaaactaacttcATTTTATTTCGTAAAACAGATCAATCGATGTCTCGTTAAAAATTCCAAAGCTCATtaacaacaaaacaataaaacgGGAAAATACACAAAGTTTTTTGGTGTTCAAATAGACGAAAACTTATAATGAAGAAATCATATTGGGCACATCGaaccaaaaatattatttgcgacaggtatttaatataaatctttctccatttttaattttagttcaagaaaaactttattttagtctAAGTCATAGTCATCTTACAAATGTTTATATAGTGTGACAcgttaaacaaaaatgtttatatagtGTGGGCACACgtaaaacaaaactaaacaaaCTAATGTCAATGTCATTTTGATTTCGGCTAGTCTGAAAGAGTGCGTTATTAGTTCACTTTCAAATTACTGGATGATAGTGTATGTATTCATTACATTGTTTAATCTTAGAGTTACTGTGAAAAGTACATTAAGTTTATAATTgtttagtttaatatatttattgcattattttgGATTACTTACACTTgctacttattttttactacagTATCATTCATCAATAATTCAATACTCTGTGATGATGCCAGAAGTAGCAACAATATTGAATGTGTAGATGCAGAATGCAGTTGCCttgatataattatttaactctACAATTGACGTGTGGAATTGATTCTGAATTACTAAAAACAGTGTTGAAAGAAAGTGCCGAGTGAACAGTGGAACAAGTTCTTGACGTTTGGGAGAAAACTTATATCCTAACTGTTCGTCGGTGTAATATAGTTTAAAGAGTTCTGTAAACCACCAAATAAAAGACAGGTTGTAGAAGGCATACACAAATTGAAGtgttactcaaataaaataagaggAGACATTTTATCAGAATGCACAAGCACAGATCGTATTGATACATTGCACTAGTACGATATATCGGTGACTGAAATGTTCACGACATTATAAAAGGTTTATGTTTTGACTCAACTGCTAGCAACATAGATCAGTATGCAGATGCATACAATCAGATACAAGAAGCTTTTGATTGTAAAATTCTACACTTTACATATAAGCATTACAATATGAAAGTTGTTGCTAAGACCTTATAATGAAAATAGCTACAGCCTTGGACAGTTGGAACCGTATTTATCGGAGCAATttcaaaacagcaaataaaagttaaaatccaTAAACCATGAGGTTATAAGAGGGAAATATTGGAACTAGCAATCATCTTTCTAAATGAAACTTCACTGCGTGGTGATCATTTCAAAGCACTAGGAGCTTTGCACCGAATACGCTTGATGATAGAATCATCTATTCATTCAAAATGTGA
This Hydra vulgaris chromosome 04, alternate assembly HydraT2T_AEP DNA region includes the following protein-coding sequences:
- the LOC136079844 gene encoding uncharacterized protein LOC136079844 — translated: MYDLIKNRFNPSLCYLHTVYDYLLIIEFYQITSISDVIVNLGVNKQSDVTNVIVTVYNDRLSFFGNWPIRYPLPSFPRQVQNALNKEDKTIIFAARTCLRTQLIQSLFEDITSKYTWYPNSMQYSGVIGALCARLQKKWFTSFNTARKFKK